In Alteribacter lacisalsi, a genomic segment contains:
- the mdh gene encoding malate dehydrogenase, which yields MTIKRRKITVVGGGFTGTTTALMAAQKELGDVVLVDIPNNEDPVKGKALDMLEASPVQGFDSNIVGTSDYKDTADSDIVVITAGIPRKPGMSRDDLISTNAGIMKSVTKEIVKYSPDCYIIVLTNPVDTMTYTVYKESGFPKNRVFGQSGVLDTARFRTFVAQELNVSVEDVSGFVLGGHGDDMVPMLRYSYAGGIPLEKLISKDRLDAIVERTRKGGGEIVNLLGNGSAYYAPAASIVQMVEAVLKDKKRILPAIAYLDGEYGYSDMYLGVPTVIGGGGLEKILELDLTDEEKAELQKSADSVNKVLSLVK from the coding sequence ATGACAATTAAACGAAGAAAAATTACCGTTGTAGGCGGTGGTTTCACTGGCACGACGACCGCACTTATGGCTGCACAGAAGGAGCTTGGGGATGTCGTTCTTGTGGACATTCCAAATAACGAGGATCCTGTTAAAGGAAAAGCACTTGATATGCTGGAGGCTTCTCCTGTACAGGGGTTTGACTCCAACATCGTTGGAACCTCCGACTACAAGGATACTGCAGACTCTGATATTGTTGTCATTACTGCAGGTATTCCCCGAAAGCCTGGGATGAGCCGTGATGATCTGATCAGTACAAATGCTGGAATTATGAAGAGCGTGACAAAGGAAATCGTTAAATATTCTCCGGACTGTTACATTATCGTGCTTACCAACCCGGTAGATACGATGACGTATACGGTATATAAAGAATCAGGCTTCCCGAAAAACCGTGTATTCGGCCAGTCCGGTGTGCTTGATACGGCCCGGTTCCGCACGTTTGTTGCTCAGGAGTTGAACGTCAGTGTAGAAGACGTTTCCGGCTTCGTCCTTGGCGGTCACGGTGATGATATGGTGCCGATGCTCCGTTATTCCTACGCAGGCGGTATCCCTCTTGAGAAACTGATTTCCAAAGACCGTCTGGACGCAATTGTAGAGCGTACACGTAAAGGTGGCGGCGAGATCGTTAACCTGCTTGGAAACGGAAGTGCCTACTACGCTCCTGCAGCATCAATCGTACAAATGGTGGAAGCGGTTCTGAAGGATAAGAAGCGCATTCTTCCTGCCATCGCCTACCTTGATGGAGAATACGGCTACAGTGATATGTACCTCGGGGTACCGACGGTAATCGGCGGCGGAGGTCTTGAAAAGATCCTGGAACTTGATCTGACAGATGAAGAGAAAGCAGAGCTTCAGAAATCTGCCGATTCAGTTAATAAAGTTCTTTCACTTGTAAAATAA
- a CDS encoding MaoC/PaaZ C-terminal domain-containing protein, which yields MFTKKRKIGSVIQSLKPGEKAEVMKKVEDKDILLYLGLSDDANPIYIQHDYAARTPFKKPIVPQIMINGFVNTTVSTHLPGPGSSILSQTLTYPKPLYHYGTLHLSLEVTEVDEKKHTVTISVSGKDEEGDKVVEGEMKVCPPYPWKPVTQDAGTFENF from the coding sequence ATGTTTACAAAAAAAAGAAAGATCGGCAGTGTTATTCAGTCACTGAAACCAGGTGAGAAGGCAGAAGTTATGAAGAAAGTTGAAGATAAGGATATACTCCTTTATCTCGGTCTTTCCGATGATGCGAATCCGATTTACATTCAGCACGACTATGCTGCCCGTACACCGTTCAAAAAACCGATTGTTCCGCAGATTATGATAAACGGTTTTGTGAATACAACGGTTTCCACACACCTTCCAGGCCCGGGGAGCAGTATTCTCTCTCAGACACTCACATATCCGAAACCACTTTACCACTATGGCACCCTTCACTTATCACTTGAAGTAACGGAGGTAGATGAGAAGAAACATACCGTTACCATTTCGGTGTCCGGTAAAGATGAAGAAGGAGACAAGGTCGTTGAAGGGGAAATGAAGGTCTGCCCGCCTTACCCATGGAAGCCTGTTACCCAGGATGCAGGAACATTTGAAAACTTTTAG
- a CDS encoding response regulator transcription factor translates to MSQKILVVDDEESIITLLQFNLEQAGFEVTTAMDGRAALGEAGEQNFDLIVLDLMLPEMDGLEVCKQLRQNKILTPILMLTAKDDEFDKVLGLELGADDYLTKPFSPREVVARIRAILRRSRSGSQEKEQEKETKKITIGDVDIFPDNYEVFLSGKALELTPKEFELLLYLVNHKGRVLTRDQLLNAVWNYEFVGDTRIVDVHISHLREKIEPNTKKPVYIKTIRGLGYKLEEPVRND, encoded by the coding sequence ATGTCTCAGAAAATACTTGTTGTAGACGATGAAGAATCAATCATTACGCTTCTGCAGTTTAATTTGGAACAGGCCGGATTTGAAGTAACAACGGCAATGGATGGAAGAGCCGCACTGGGAGAAGCAGGTGAACAGAATTTTGATCTCATCGTTCTTGACCTCATGCTGCCGGAAATGGACGGACTGGAAGTCTGTAAACAGCTCAGACAGAATAAAATCCTGACTCCAATTCTTATGCTGACGGCGAAAGACGACGAATTTGATAAGGTACTCGGGCTTGAACTTGGTGCGGATGATTATCTGACGAAGCCGTTCAGCCCCCGGGAAGTGGTAGCACGGATCAGAGCCATTCTCCGTCGATCCCGTTCCGGGTCACAAGAAAAAGAACAGGAAAAAGAAACGAAAAAGATTACGATTGGGGACGTTGACATTTTCCCTGACAACTATGAAGTTTTTCTCAGCGGCAAAGCACTGGAGCTGACACCAAAAGAGTTTGAACTTCTTCTTTATCTTGTTAATCATAAAGGGCGTGTGCTGACGAGGGATCAGCTGCTTAACGCTGTATGGAACTACGAATTTGTAGGGGATACACGAATCGTGGATGTTCATATCAGTCATCTGCGGGAGAAAATCGAGCCGAATACGAAGAAGCCGGTGTATATAAAGACAATCCGGGGTCTCGGCTATAAACTGGAAGAGCCGGTACGGAATGACTAG
- the pnpS gene encoding two-component system histidine kinase PnpS, which yields MTSYRSRFVFPLTVIVFVVLASLGALLGPLFKEFYFDRMSDRIEKEAGIVAFNVAQTGIDNEEELQDLIEIFSEELDLRITLLSVDQQVIAESADDQAENRDYSGRPEIRQAVEEGEGKEIRMSNTVNEELLYYVTTLEEDGTVTGYLRLGLQLGELNRVYRSIWVIMLISFSVAFLIIFLLTSKLTNQMIAPIEEATRVAKQLAQGNFKARTYEGEENETGNLNRSLNVLAQNLGQVTRTYQMQQEHLETLIENMGSGLLLINSKGDITLVNRSCRELFKEDTDEWLHKLYYKAIKHKKIIKLVQEIFLTEKGKKRHLELPIGIEIRHFDVYAAPIIGSNDKLRGIVLVFHDITDLKKLEQARKDFVANVSHELKTPVTSLKGFTETLLAGAMESPEHREKFLTIIAKESDRLEVLISDLLELSKIEGSHFQLDWQRVNLYTLAEEVKLMLQDKADKKKIALTVKAAGNPEVDGDPGRIKQIMINLVNNALSYTPEAGEVTIRLKEQAETVVLEVEDTGIGISKKELPRLFERFYRVDRARSRNSGGTGLGLAIVKHLAEAHKAKLDVTSEVNKGTTFKLAFYKERQEDKKEK from the coding sequence ATGACTAGCTACCGTTCCAGATTTGTTTTTCCTCTAACGGTTATTGTTTTTGTCGTTCTTGCGAGCCTCGGCGCTCTTCTTGGTCCTCTTTTCAAAGAGTTTTATTTTGACCGGATGTCGGACCGAATTGAAAAGGAAGCCGGAATTGTCGCATTTAATGTGGCGCAGACAGGAATCGATAACGAGGAGGAACTGCAGGATCTGATTGAGATTTTTTCGGAGGAACTGGATCTCAGAATTACCCTGCTGTCAGTTGATCAGCAGGTGATCGCAGAAAGTGCGGATGACCAGGCTGAAAACAGGGATTACAGCGGCAGACCGGAAATCCGGCAGGCTGTCGAAGAGGGAGAAGGCAAGGAGATCCGGATGAGCAATACCGTAAATGAAGAGCTTCTTTATTATGTTACCACTCTTGAAGAGGACGGAACGGTAACTGGGTATTTGAGGCTCGGCCTTCAGCTTGGAGAACTTAACCGGGTTTACCGCAGTATCTGGGTCATTATGCTCATCAGTTTTTCAGTCGCTTTTCTGATTATTTTCCTGCTCACATCCAAGCTCACCAATCAGATGATTGCTCCGATTGAAGAAGCGACCAGGGTGGCAAAGCAGCTTGCCCAGGGTAATTTTAAAGCCAGAACCTACGAAGGTGAGGAGAATGAAACCGGCAACCTGAACCGATCCCTGAATGTGCTTGCCCAGAATCTGGGGCAGGTTACCCGTACTTACCAGATGCAGCAGGAACACCTGGAGACACTCATCGAAAACATGGGCAGCGGACTTCTCCTGATCAACTCCAAAGGAGACATCACCCTTGTTAACCGTTCATGCAGGGAACTGTTTAAGGAAGATACGGATGAATGGCTTCACAAGCTGTATTATAAAGCGATTAAGCATAAAAAGATTATTAAACTCGTTCAGGAGATTTTCCTGACCGAAAAAGGGAAGAAGCGGCACCTTGAACTGCCGATCGGGATTGAAATACGCCACTTTGATGTGTACGCAGCCCCGATTATCGGCTCAAATGATAAACTCCGGGGGATCGTGCTTGTTTTTCACGATATCACTGATCTGAAAAAACTGGAGCAGGCACGAAAGGACTTTGTCGCCAATGTTTCCCACGAGCTGAAAACACCGGTCACCTCTCTGAAGGGCTTTACGGAAACCCTCCTTGCCGGCGCAATGGAGTCGCCTGAACACCGGGAAAAATTCCTGACCATCATTGCAAAAGAGTCAGACAGGCTGGAAGTACTGATTTCCGACCTGCTTGAATTGTCCAAAATTGAAGGCAGTCATTTTCAGCTCGACTGGCAGCGCGTAAACCTCTACACGCTTGCAGAAGAAGTGAAACTGATGCTTCAGGATAAAGCAGATAAAAAGAAGATTGCCCTGACAGTGAAAGCAGCAGGAAATCCCGAAGTGGATGGCGACCCCGGGCGGATTAAACAGATTATGATCAATCTTGTTAATAATGCCCTTTCCTACACGCCGGAAGCAGGGGAGGTGACGATCCGGCTGAAGGAGCAGGCTGAAACGGTCGTGCTTGAAGTGGAGGATACAGGTATCGGGATCAGCAAAAAAGAGCTTCCCCGTCTATTTGAGCGGTTTTACCGGGTGGACCGGGCAAGGTCACGGAATTCCGGAGGGACCGGTCTCGGGCTGGCGATCGTCAAACACCTTGCTGAAGCCCATAAAGCCAAACTTGATGTCACCAGCGAAGTGAACAAGGGGACAACGTTCAAACTGGCCTTTTACAAGGAAAGGCAGGAAGATAAGAAGGAAAAGTAA
- the polA gene encoding DNA polymerase I: MRQLLTGVWNLKNKLVLVDGNSVAYRAFFALPLLNTEKGIYTNAIYGFTTMILKVLEEENPSHMLVAFDAGKTTFRHKTYQEYKGKREKTPPELSEQLPYMRELLDAFNIKHYELENFEADDIIGTLSRTASAEGWDVKVYTGDKDLLQLVDDRISVAMMKKGITNMDTYDEAMIGEKYGIKPDQIIDMKGLMGDSSDNIPGVPGVGEKTALKLLKSHGTVEGVYESLDEVSGKKLKEKLEANKEQAFMSKELATIMCEAPIEVKPDDAERKEHDQEKLVALLKELEFNSLLNKFDGDREAAEDEDMEDLEVKEVNELTEDVLASPSALVVESLDDNYHQAQIVGFSLANENGVYFVPVETALKSTMFTEWAQDKSKEKYMFDAKRSVVALGWQDIVLEGVVFDVQIASYLIDPASGAHDLSDISVRKNSVRVQHDDDVYGKGKKRKAAEGEALIQHLGRKASAIFSLRDDLDEELAANEQKELFYELEMPLSVILGRMEKHGVAVDRSELENMGKELEEKLGKIEADIHRMAGTEFNINSPKQLGEILFEKLGLPPVKKTKTGYSTSADVLEKLQDKHEIVEQILHYRQLGKLNSTYIEGLLKVIHSKTGKIHTIFNQSLTQTGRLSSTEPNLQNIPVRLEEGRKIRHAFVPEQENALIFAADYSQIELRVLAHICQDDSLLHAFREDLDIHTKTAMDVFHVNRDEVTGNMRRTAKAVNFGIVYGISDYGLSQSLGITRKEAKSFIDRYFESFPGVKDYMDDIVDKARDKGYVTTMLNRRRYLPEITSRNFNQRSFAERTAMNTPIQGTAADIIKKAMVDIAERMEEKQLKSSLLLSVHDELIFEVPEEEIETMKQLVPEVMEGAIELDVPLKVDVSYGDTWYDAK, translated from the coding sequence ATGCGACAATTACTGACTGGGGTGTGGAATTTGAAAAATAAATTAGTTCTTGTGGACGGAAACAGTGTGGCCTACCGGGCATTCTTCGCACTGCCCCTCCTGAACACTGAAAAAGGCATATACACGAATGCGATTTACGGATTTACCACGATGATTCTGAAAGTCCTTGAAGAAGAAAACCCTTCCCATATGCTTGTGGCGTTTGATGCGGGGAAAACGACGTTTCGCCATAAGACATACCAGGAGTATAAAGGTAAACGGGAGAAGACTCCGCCGGAACTGTCCGAACAGCTGCCATATATGCGCGAACTGCTTGATGCGTTTAACATTAAGCATTATGAGCTTGAAAACTTTGAAGCCGATGACATTATCGGAACCCTGAGCAGAACCGCATCGGCAGAAGGATGGGATGTAAAGGTATATACAGGAGACAAAGACCTTCTCCAGCTTGTGGACGACCGGATTTCGGTTGCCATGATGAAGAAAGGCATCACGAATATGGATACATACGATGAAGCGATGATCGGGGAGAAATACGGAATCAAACCTGACCAGATTATCGATATGAAAGGGCTGATGGGTGACAGCTCTGATAACATTCCGGGGGTTCCCGGTGTAGGCGAAAAAACAGCCCTGAAACTCCTTAAATCCCACGGTACGGTTGAAGGGGTCTACGAATCCCTCGATGAAGTATCAGGCAAAAAGCTCAAGGAAAAGCTTGAGGCCAACAAGGAACAGGCGTTTATGAGTAAGGAGCTGGCCACGATTATGTGCGAAGCGCCGATCGAGGTGAAGCCGGACGACGCTGAACGTAAAGAGCATGATCAGGAAAAGCTTGTTGCTCTCTTAAAAGAACTCGAGTTTAACTCCCTTTTAAACAAGTTTGACGGAGACAGGGAGGCGGCTGAAGATGAGGATATGGAAGATCTCGAAGTCAAAGAGGTTAATGAGTTAACTGAAGATGTGCTTGCCTCACCGTCAGCGCTTGTTGTGGAATCACTGGACGATAATTATCATCAGGCGCAAATCGTTGGTTTCTCCCTGGCAAATGAAAACGGTGTTTATTTTGTCCCGGTTGAAACAGCCTTGAAAAGTACCATGTTTACGGAGTGGGCCCAGGATAAATCTAAGGAAAAATACATGTTTGACGCCAAACGGTCCGTTGTTGCACTTGGATGGCAGGATATTGTTCTAGAAGGTGTCGTCTTTGACGTCCAGATCGCTTCGTATCTGATCGATCCTGCATCAGGTGCGCACGACTTGTCGGATATTTCTGTACGGAAAAACAGTGTGCGTGTGCAGCATGATGACGATGTATACGGAAAAGGGAAGAAGCGGAAGGCAGCTGAGGGAGAGGCCCTCATACAGCATCTCGGGAGAAAAGCGTCAGCTATTTTCTCTCTCAGGGACGATTTGGACGAAGAGCTTGCTGCAAACGAGCAGAAAGAGCTGTTTTATGAGCTTGAAATGCCACTGAGCGTGATTCTCGGACGGATGGAAAAGCACGGTGTCGCAGTTGACCGGAGCGAACTTGAAAACATGGGGAAAGAACTGGAGGAGAAGCTTGGCAAAATCGAAGCCGACATCCACCGCATGGCCGGGACAGAGTTTAATATCAACTCTCCAAAGCAGCTGGGTGAAATTCTTTTTGAAAAGCTCGGGCTCCCACCGGTGAAAAAGACGAAAACCGGCTATTCCACATCAGCGGATGTTCTGGAAAAACTGCAGGATAAGCACGAAATCGTGGAACAGATTCTTCATTACCGGCAGCTTGGAAAGCTGAATTCCACCTATATTGAAGGGCTGCTGAAGGTGATTCACAGTAAAACCGGCAAAATTCATACGATCTTCAACCAGTCACTCACCCAGACTGGACGCCTCAGTTCAACAGAGCCAAACCTGCAGAACATTCCGGTCCGTCTTGAAGAAGGGCGCAAAATCCGTCATGCCTTTGTGCCGGAGCAGGAAAATGCTTTAATTTTTGCGGCAGACTATTCCCAGATCGAGCTGAGGGTGCTCGCCCACATCTGTCAGGATGACAGTCTGCTTCATGCATTCCGGGAGGACCTGGACATCCACACGAAAACGGCAATGGATGTGTTTCATGTGAATCGTGATGAAGTGACGGGGAACATGCGCCGGACCGCAAAAGCAGTAAACTTCGGGATTGTCTACGGCATCAGCGATTACGGTCTTTCACAAAGTCTCGGTATCACCCGTAAAGAAGCGAAGAGCTTCATTGACCGGTACTTTGAAAGCTTTCCAGGCGTAAAAGACTACATGGATGATATTGTAGATAAAGCCCGTGACAAAGGATACGTCACGACCATGCTTAACCGGCGCCGCTACCTGCCTGAAATTACGAGCCGCAACTTCAACCAGCGAAGCTTTGCAGAGCGGACGGCGATGAACACACCAATCCAGGGAACGGCTGCAGATATCATCAAAAAAGCAATGGTTGATATTGCCGAACGGATGGAAGAAAAACAGCTCAAATCGAGTCTGCTTCTTTCTGTACACGATGAATTGATCTTTGAAGTTCCGGAAGAAGAGATTGAAACGATGAAACAGCTCGTCCCTGAAGTCATGGAAGGGGCGATCGAGCTCGACGTGCCGCTGAAGGTGGATGTTTCCTACGGAGACACCTGGTACGATGCAAAATAA
- the mutM gene encoding DNA-formamidopyrimidine glycosylase — protein sequence MPELPEVETVKRTLEQLAVGKTIEDVVVTWPRIIKRPDDTRAFADMLKGETIRRIGRRGKFLLFYLDKWTLVSHLRMEGRYGLHHQDEEPDKHTHVRFILENQEELRYRDVRKFGTMHLFERGEELHHLPLSHLGVEPFTDAFTPLHLREKLLKTSRHVKSALLDQTVLAGLGNIYVDEALFLAGIHPERPGNTITEEEAVKLHESIVKTLQEAVEQGGSSIKSYVNGQGEMGMFQQMLFVYGRKGEPCKQCGAEIEKSVVGGRGTHTCPVCQ from the coding sequence ATGCCTGAGCTTCCGGAAGTGGAGACGGTCAAGCGGACTCTTGAACAGCTGGCGGTCGGAAAAACAATCGAGGATGTGGTGGTGACTTGGCCGAGAATTATTAAGCGTCCGGACGACACAAGAGCATTTGCGGATATGCTAAAAGGAGAAACGATCCGCAGGATAGGCAGGAGGGGAAAATTTCTGCTGTTTTATCTGGATAAGTGGACGCTTGTTTCTCATCTCCGCATGGAAGGCAGGTACGGTCTCCATCATCAGGATGAGGAGCCTGACAAGCATACGCACGTGCGGTTTATCCTCGAAAACCAAGAAGAGCTCCGATACCGGGATGTACGTAAATTCGGTACGATGCATTTGTTCGAACGAGGGGAGGAACTGCATCATCTTCCCCTCTCCCACCTCGGTGTGGAACCTTTTACTGATGCATTTACACCTTTGCACCTGAGGGAAAAACTGCTCAAAACTTCAAGGCATGTTAAATCTGCGCTTCTCGATCAGACTGTGCTGGCCGGTCTCGGGAATATCTACGTGGACGAGGCCCTGTTTCTGGCCGGCATACATCCGGAACGTCCTGGTAACACAATTACTGAGGAAGAAGCCGTGAAGCTGCACGAAAGCATAGTGAAAACACTTCAAGAAGCAGTAGAGCAGGGCGGTTCCTCAATTAAATCGTATGTAAACGGCCAGGGAGAAATGGGCATGTTCCAGCAGATGCTTTTCGTCTACGGACGAAAAGGAGAACCGTGCAAACAGTGCGGAGCAGAAATCGAAAAATCGGTTGTCGGCGGGCGTGGTACACATACATGCCCGGTGTGTCAGTAG
- the ytaF gene encoding sporulation membrane protein YtaF gives MVELLSLLLLAFAVSLDSFGVGLTYGLRKMKLPLKSLCFIALCSATSILVAMTIGTAIAGVMSPSAAESVGGLILILIGAWALYQIYSPAKKDRKTKEEKEFIFNFEIKKLGIVITVLRKPMVADLDNSGTITGREAFLLGLALSLDAFGAGLGAALIGFSPVFMAVSVALMCALCLTLGMKSGHLFSDTIWMKRFSFVPGAVLIILGIWKL, from the coding sequence ATGGTGGAATTACTCTCTCTGCTGCTTCTCGCCTTCGCCGTAAGCCTCGACAGCTTCGGTGTTGGTCTCACATACGGGCTGCGTAAAATGAAATTGCCGCTAAAATCCCTTTGTTTTATCGCGCTGTGTTCGGCTACTTCTATTCTCGTTGCGATGACAATTGGAACGGCAATCGCCGGTGTTATGAGCCCGTCCGCAGCTGAGTCTGTCGGAGGACTCATCCTCATCCTGATCGGGGCATGGGCCCTGTATCAGATTTACAGCCCGGCAAAGAAAGACCGGAAAACCAAGGAAGAAAAAGAGTTCATCTTTAACTTTGAAATTAAGAAACTCGGCATTGTCATTACGGTCCTGCGGAAGCCGATGGTGGCTGACCTGGATAACTCCGGGACTATTACTGGAAGAGAGGCGTTCCTTTTGGGGCTGGCGTTATCCCTGGACGCTTTTGGAGCAGGGCTTGGAGCAGCCCTGATCGGTTTCTCCCCGGTGTTCATGGCCGTCAGTGTAGCGCTCATGTGTGCGCTGTGTCTGACGCTGGGAATGAAAAGCGGTCATCTGTTTTCCGATACGATATGGATGAAGCGCTTTTCGTTTGTACCGGGAGCTGTTCTGATTATTCTTGGAATCTGGAAGCTGTAG
- the coaE gene encoding dephospho-CoA kinase (Dephospho-CoA kinase (CoaE) performs the final step in coenzyme A biosynthesis.) gives MIIGLTGGIASGKSTVSSMLRDWDIPVVDADLIAREAVEPGQEAYSKIVQAFGEDILFDDKTINRKALGRVIFNDRKKREVLNSIVHPAVRAEMKRQRDGWLNQGFKHVVLDIPLLIESELDYLVDKSLLVYVDEKTQMERLMQRDQTGEEDARSRIRSQMPMKDKQAHVDEVVDNTGTVEETKKQVKDVLEKWGVL, from the coding sequence ATGATCATTGGTCTTACAGGGGGTATCGCCAGCGGGAAAAGTACGGTCTCCTCGATGCTGAGAGACTGGGATATTCCCGTAGTTGATGCTGATCTGATTGCCCGGGAGGCTGTAGAGCCCGGGCAAGAAGCTTACAGTAAAATAGTACAGGCTTTTGGGGAAGACATTCTTTTTGATGACAAAACGATTAACCGGAAAGCCCTGGGAAGGGTCATCTTTAATGACCGGAAAAAGCGTGAGGTACTCAACAGTATTGTGCATCCGGCCGTGCGGGCTGAAATGAAACGTCAGCGGGACGGATGGCTGAATCAGGGTTTCAAACATGTGGTTCTTGATATCCCCCTCCTTATTGAAAGTGAGCTTGACTATCTGGTGGATAAAAGTCTTCTGGTTTATGTGGATGAAAAAACCCAGATGGAACGACTCATGCAGCGGGACCAGACCGGCGAGGAAGACGCCCGCAGCCGCATTCGTTCTCAGATGCCCATGAAAGACAAGCAGGCACATGTGGACGAAGTAGTGGACAATACCGGGACAGTGGAAGAAACGAAAAAACAGGTAAAGGACGTACTCGAAAAGTGGGGCGTCCTATAA
- a CDS encoding glyceraldehyde-3-phosphate dehydrogenase gives MTTVAINGFGRIGRMVFRKAVLDTKLEVVAINASYPAETLAHLIKYDTIHGPFLGEVEARDDHLIVNGSKVLLLNTRDPLTLPWADLGVDIVVEATGKFKTKETASYHIQAGAKKVIITAPGKDEDITIVMGVNDGDYDPETHDIISNASCTTNCLAPVAKVLNDAFGIESGMMTTVHSYTNDQKNIDNPHKDLRRARACGQSIIPTSTGAAKAISKVLPELNGKLNGMALRVPTPNVSLVDLVVDLYSDVTPEDVNRVLKRAADNELKGILGYTDDPLVSIDFNGNEHSSIIDGLSTMVMNERQVKVLAWYDNEWGYSCRVVDLMEMVAGQLKKETEVTA, from the coding sequence ATGACGACAGTTGCTATTAATGGCTTTGGCCGGATCGGCCGGATGGTTTTCAGAAAAGCAGTATTGGACACGAAGCTAGAGGTGGTTGCAATCAACGCTTCCTACCCTGCTGAAACACTTGCACACTTAATTAAATACGATACGATTCACGGGCCTTTCCTGGGTGAAGTTGAAGCTCGCGATGACCACTTAATTGTAAACGGTTCCAAAGTACTCCTTCTGAATACGCGCGATCCCCTGACGCTGCCGTGGGCAGACCTTGGAGTGGACATCGTTGTCGAAGCAACCGGCAAATTTAAAACAAAAGAGACCGCTTCCTATCACATCCAGGCTGGAGCGAAAAAAGTGATTATTACTGCACCGGGGAAAGATGAGGATATTACCATTGTCATGGGTGTGAACGATGGAGATTATGATCCGGAAACCCACGATATTATTTCCAATGCTTCCTGCACAACGAACTGCCTTGCACCGGTAGCAAAAGTACTTAACGATGCTTTCGGAATCGAGTCTGGTATGATGACCACGGTTCATTCCTATACAAACGACCAGAAAAACATCGACAACCCTCACAAGGACCTCCGCCGGGCACGTGCCTGCGGCCAGTCGATTATCCCTACTTCAACCGGGGCAGCAAAGGCAATTTCAAAGGTGCTGCCTGAACTTAACGGGAAACTGAATGGAATGGCGCTACGTGTACCGACACCGAATGTGTCCCTTGTAGATCTTGTGGTCGACCTTTATTCAGATGTTACACCTGAGGACGTGAACCGTGTTCTTAAACGGGCAGCGGATAACGAGCTCAAAGGCATTCTCGGTTATACAGACGACCCTCTTGTGAGCATTGATTTTAATGGAAACGAACATTCCTCCATCATTGACGGACTTTCCACTATGGTCATGAATGAACGTCAGGTCAAAGTGCTCGCCTGGTACGACAACGAGTGGGGCTATTCCTGCAGAGTTGTGGATCTGATGGAGATGGTTGCCGGCCAATTAAAAAAGGAAACTGAAGTAACTGCATAA
- the speD gene encoding adenosylmethionine decarboxylase, which produces METMGRHVIAELWNCNVEKLNDMDFIERTFVNAALEAGAEVREAAFHKFAPHGVSGVVIISESHLTIHSFPEHGYASIDVYTCGDRIDPNVASDYIARSLDAGTTQAVEVPRGMGPVNVEQAQREPALSTVK; this is translated from the coding sequence ATGGAAACCATGGGACGACACGTCATTGCCGAGCTTTGGAACTGCAACGTTGAAAAGCTGAATGACATGGACTTTATCGAAAGAACATTTGTTAATGCCGCACTCGAGGCAGGCGCGGAAGTCAGAGAAGCAGCCTTTCACAAGTTTGCGCCGCACGGTGTGAGCGGTGTTGTGATTATCAGCGAATCGCATTTGACGATTCACAGTTTTCCGGAGCACGGTTACGCAAGTATTGACGTCTACACGTGCGGAGACAGAATTGATCCGAACGTAGCTTCCGACTACATTGCCAGAAGTCTGGATGCAGGCACAACTCAAGCAGTTGAAGTACCGAGGGGCATGGGACCGGTAAACGTCGAACAGGCGCAGCGGGAACCGGCACTCAGTACTGTGAAATAA